In a genomic window of Comamonadaceae bacterium OTU4NAUVB1:
- a CDS encoding YbfB/YjiJ family MFS transporter, whose amino-acid sequence MPPSQDDRRAAWRAALACMVTLSVAMGLGRFAFTPMLPIMLHEGRLDLQAGGLLASLNYLGYFLGAVTCAALKVRAATMVRGGLLATAALLLGMGLLHGFTAWGTLRTLAGVMSAWVFVFASGWGLRRLAETGGSQLAGVIYCGPGIGIAVTGLLGGVAGRWGADAAWIGFGMLALVLIAAIWRVFDDGAVAAAGGSGPAVGPRPASPRDRADAGWLVGLYGLAGFGYIITATFLPLIARQALPGSNWPDLFWPLFGLAIVPGALIGSRAPAAWDNRLLLSVAYALQALGVVLTVVWPTVAGFALGSLLLGMPFTAITLFAVRDARRLRGNAAAGLIGYATASYGVGQILGPLFAAPLAHRTGSFAVPLLVAALGLGIGSLLFARVWWRSRAGTRLVGA is encoded by the coding sequence ATGCCGCCTTCCCAAGACGATCGACGCGCCGCCTGGCGGGCGGCGCTGGCCTGCATGGTGACGCTGTCGGTGGCGATGGGCCTGGGTCGCTTCGCCTTCACCCCGATGCTGCCGATCATGCTGCACGAGGGACGGCTCGACCTGCAGGCCGGCGGGCTGCTGGCGTCGCTCAACTACCTGGGCTACTTTCTCGGTGCGGTGACCTGCGCCGCCCTGAAGGTGCGCGCGGCGACGATGGTGCGCGGCGGGCTGCTGGCCACGGCCGCGCTGCTCCTGGGCATGGGGCTGCTGCACGGTTTCACCGCCTGGGGCACGTTGCGAACCCTGGCCGGCGTGATGAGCGCCTGGGTCTTCGTCTTCGCCTCGGGCTGGGGCCTGCGCCGGCTGGCGGAGACCGGCGGGTCGCAGCTCGCCGGCGTGATCTATTGCGGCCCGGGCATCGGCATCGCGGTGACGGGGCTGCTCGGCGGCGTGGCGGGCCGCTGGGGCGCCGATGCCGCCTGGATCGGCTTCGGGATGCTGGCGCTGGTCCTGATCGCGGCGATCTGGCGCGTGTTCGACGACGGTGCCGTGGCGGCGGCGGGCGGGTCGGGCCCTGCGGTGGGCCCGCGTCCGGCGTCGCCGCGCGACCGCGCCGATGCCGGGTGGCTGGTCGGGCTGTATGGACTGGCCGGCTTCGGCTACATCATCACGGCCACGTTCCTGCCCCTGATCGCGCGCCAGGCCCTCCCGGGCTCGAACTGGCCCGACCTGTTCTGGCCGCTGTTCGGCCTGGCGATCGTGCCCGGCGCGCTGATCGGCTCGCGCGCGCCCGCCGCGTGGGACAACCGGCTGCTGCTGTCGGTGGCCTACGCGCTTCAGGCGCTGGGTGTGGTGCTGACCGTGGTCTGGCCGACGGTGGCCGGCTTCGCGCTGGGCAGCCTGCTGCTGGGCATGCCGTTCACGGCGATCACGCTGTTCGCCGTGCGCGACGCCCGGCGGTTGCGCGGCAACGCCGCCGCCGGGCTGATCGGCTATGCGACGGCGTCCTATGGCGTCGGCCAGATCCTGGGTCCCCTGTTCGCCGCACCGCTGGCGCACCGCACCGGCTCGTTCGCCGTGCCGCTCCTGGTGGCCGCATTGGGGTTGGGCATCGGCTCGCTGCTGTTCGCACGGGTCTGGTGGCGTTCACGCGCCGGAACGAGGCTCGTCGGGGCCTGA
- a CDS encoding DNA ligase, whose translation MLADVYRQGLPLADYWISEKYDGVRGYWDGTALWTRGGERVVAPAWFVAPLPRVPLDGELWAGRGRFALAVSTVRSQTPNDLAWREMRFMVFDLPRQPGDFTTRLDALRKLLPIVAAPWVVPVAQERATTHEALRALMDKTVRMGGEGLMLHRGASPYRGERNADLLKVKPHDDAEARVIAHLDGKGRHAGRLGALLVEMPDGQRFRLGGGFTDAQRDDPPPVGAWVTYRYNGVHAGGLPRFARFLRVREDLPATAAAR comes from the coding sequence ATGCTGGCGGATGTCTATCGCCAGGGCCTGCCCCTGGCCGACTACTGGATCAGCGAGAAATACGACGGCGTACGCGGCTACTGGGACGGCACGGCCCTCTGGACCCGTGGCGGAGAGCGCGTCGTGGCCCCGGCCTGGTTCGTGGCGCCCCTGCCGCGCGTGCCGCTGGACGGGGAACTGTGGGCCGGCCGCGGCCGCTTCGCGCTCGCCGTCTCGACGGTGCGCAGCCAGACGCCCAACGACCTCGCCTGGCGCGAGATGCGCTTCATGGTGTTCGACCTGCCGCGGCAGCCGGGCGATTTCACGACCCGTCTGGACGCCTTGCGCAAGTTGCTGCCCATCGTCGCCGCGCCATGGGTCGTGCCGGTGGCGCAGGAACGCGCCACCACGCACGAAGCCCTGCGCGCGCTGATGGACAAGACCGTGCGGATGGGCGGCGAGGGGCTGATGCTGCATCGCGGCGCGTCGCCCTACCGGGGCGAACGCAACGCCGATCTGCTCAAGGTCAAGCCCCACGACGACGCGGAGGCACGCGTGATCGCGCACCTGGACGGCAAGGGCCGCCATGCCGGCCGGCTGGGCGCGCTGCTGGTGGAAATGCCCGACGGCCAGCGTTTCCGGCTGGGCGGCGGTTTCACCGACGCCCAGCGCGACGATCCGCCGCCCGTGGGCGCCTGGGTGACCTACCGGTACAACGGCGTCCACGCGGGGGGACTGCCGCGCTTCGCGCGCTTCCTGCGCGTGCGGGAGGATCTGCCAGCGACGGCAGCGGCCCGCTGA
- a CDS encoding arginine/lysine/ornithine decarboxylase, with amino-acid sequence MKFRFPIVIIDEDFRAENTSGLGIRALAQAIESEGFEVLGVTSYGDLSQFAQQQSRASAFILSIDDEEFTPGPDLDPAVLNLRSFIEQVRRKNAEVPIYIYGETRTSRHIPNDILRELHGFIHMFEDTPEFVARHIIREARSYLEGVQPPFFKALIDYAEDGSYSWHCPGHSGGVAFLKSPVGQMFHQFFGENMLRADVCNAVEELGQLLDHTGPVAASERNAARIFNADHCFFVTNGTSTSNKMVWHHTVAPDDVVVVDRNCHKSILHAIIMTGAIPVFMKPTRNHFGIIGPIPKSEFEPAAIKAKIKANPLLAGVDHDKVKPRVMTLTQSTYDGVIYNTETIKTMLDGYVDTLHFDEAWLPHAAFHPFYGAYHAMGKRRVRPKESLVFATQSTHKLLAGISQASHVLVQDSQNRALDRDLFNEAYLMHSSTSPQYAIIASCDVAAAMMEPPGGTALVEESILEALDFRRAMRKVEEEFGKDEWWFKVWGPEKLVDEGIGRAEDWIMKGEGSTDSKAKSAKRNWHGFGKLADGFNMLDPIKSTIVTPGLDLQGKFADTGIPASVVTKFLAEHGVIVEKTGLYSFFIMFTIGITKGRWNTLLTALQQFKDDYARNQPMWRILPEFCQQHPVYEKLGLRDLCQHIHKLYARYDVARLTTEMYLSDLTPAMKPSDAFAHIAHRKTERVEIDELEGRITTSLITPYPPGIPLLIPGEVFNKKIVDYLRFAREFNRECPGFETDIHGLVARIDEAGKKRYYADCVRRTEV; translated from the coding sequence CCGCGCCGAGAACACCTCGGGCCTGGGCATCCGTGCGCTCGCGCAGGCCATCGAGAGCGAGGGCTTCGAGGTGCTGGGCGTCACGAGCTATGGCGACCTGAGCCAGTTCGCGCAGCAGCAGAGCCGCGCCAGCGCGTTCATCCTGTCGATCGACGACGAGGAGTTCACGCCCGGCCCCGACCTCGACCCGGCCGTGCTCAACCTGCGCAGCTTCATCGAGCAGGTGCGGCGTAAGAACGCCGAAGTGCCGATCTACATCTACGGCGAGACGCGCACCTCGCGCCACATCCCCAACGACATCCTGCGTGAGCTCCACGGCTTCATCCACATGTTCGAGGACACGCCGGAGTTCGTGGCGCGCCACATCATCCGGGAGGCCCGGAGCTACCTGGAGGGCGTGCAGCCGCCGTTCTTCAAGGCGCTGATCGACTACGCGGAGGACGGCTCCTACTCGTGGCACTGCCCGGGCCACTCGGGCGGCGTCGCCTTCCTCAAGAGCCCGGTCGGCCAGATGTTCCACCAGTTCTTCGGCGAGAACATGCTGCGCGCGGACGTCTGCAACGCGGTGGAAGAACTCGGCCAGCTGCTCGACCACACCGGCCCCGTGGCCGCCAGCGAGCGCAACGCGGCGCGCATCTTCAATGCCGATCACTGCTTCTTCGTGACCAACGGCACCAGCACCAGCAACAAGATGGTCTGGCACCACACGGTGGCGCCCGACGACGTGGTGGTGGTGGACCGCAACTGCCACAAGTCGATCCTGCACGCGATCATCATGACCGGCGCCATTCCGGTGTTCATGAAGCCCACGCGCAACCACTTCGGCATCATCGGACCGATCCCGAAGAGCGAGTTCGAGCCGGCGGCGATCAAGGCCAAGATCAAGGCCAATCCGCTGCTCGCCGGCGTCGACCACGACAAGGTCAAGCCGCGCGTGATGACGCTGACCCAGTCGACCTACGACGGCGTGATCTACAACACCGAGACCATCAAGACGATGCTCGACGGCTATGTCGACACGCTGCACTTCGACGAGGCGTGGTTGCCGCACGCCGCCTTCCACCCGTTCTACGGCGCCTACCACGCGATGGGCAAGCGCCGCGTGCGGCCCAAGGAGTCGCTGGTGTTCGCCACGCAGTCCACGCACAAGCTGCTCGCCGGCATCAGCCAGGCCAGCCACGTGCTGGTGCAGGACTCGCAGAACCGCGCGCTCGACCGCGACCTGTTCAACGAGGCCTACCTGATGCACTCGTCGACCAGCCCGCAGTACGCGATCATCGCCAGCTGCGACGTCGCCGCCGCCATGATGGAGCCGCCCGGCGGCACCGCCCTGGTGGAGGAGAGCATCCTGGAGGCGCTCGACTTCCGCCGCGCCATGCGCAAGGTCGAGGAAGAGTTCGGCAAGGACGAGTGGTGGTTCAAGGTCTGGGGTCCGGAGAAGCTCGTCGACGAGGGCATCGGCCGCGCCGAGGACTGGATCATGAAGGGCGAAGGCAGCACCGACAGCAAAGCGAAGAGCGCCAAGCGCAACTGGCATGGGTTCGGCAAGCTGGCCGACGGCTTCAACATGCTCGACCCGATCAAGTCGACCATCGTCACGCCCGGGCTCGACCTGCAGGGCAAGTTCGCCGACACCGGCATCCCCGCCAGCGTGGTGACGAAGTTCCTGGCGGAGCATGGCGTGATCGTGGAGAAGACGGGCCTCTACAGCTTCTTCATCATGTTCACCATCGGCATCACCAAGGGCCGCTGGAACACGCTGCTGACGGCGCTGCAGCAGTTCAAGGACGACTACGCGCGCAACCAGCCGATGTGGCGGATCCTGCCGGAGTTCTGCCAGCAGCACCCGGTCTACGAGAAGCTCGGCCTGCGCGACCTGTGCCAGCACATCCACAAGCTCTACGCGCGCTACGACGTCGCGCGCCTGACCACCGAGATGTACCTGAGCGACCTGACGCCGGCCATGAAGCCGAGCGACGCCTTCGCCCACATCGCGCACCGCAAGACCGAGCGCGTGGAGATCGACGAACTCGAAGGCCGCATCACGACCAGCCTCATCACGCCGTACCCCCCGGGCATCCCGCTGCTGATCCCGGGCGAGGTCTTCAACAAGAAGATCGTCGACTACCTGCGGTTCGCGCGCGAGTTCAACCGCGAGTGCCCGGGCTTCGAGACCGACATCCACGGCCTGGTGGCACGCATCGACGAGGCCGGAAAGAAGCGCTACTACGCCGACTGCGTGCGCCGCACGGAAGTCTGA
- a CDS encoding ABC transporter permease subunit: protein MTSYILKRLLLMVPTLLGVLLLTFVVIQFVPGGPVEQMVAQLQGRDSGGERAASSGAGYRGRQGLDERRIEDIRRLYGFDKPPVERFWDMLKSFARFDLGTSFYQRKDVWQLIKEKLPVSISLGLWTFFISYLIAVPLGVAKAVRAGSRFDFVTTLFVLIGYAIPGFVLGVALLVVFGGQLQWFPLRGLTSPNWESLGWGARIVDYLWHIALPVTAMVLGSFAVTAMLTKNSFLEEIRKQYVLTARAKGLSERQVLWTHVLRNALIPIVTGFPAAFVGAFFTGSLLIETLFSLDGLGLLSYESVIRRDYPVVLGTLYFFTLIGLVTKLVSDLCYVWVDPRVKFD from the coding sequence ATGACCAGCTACATCCTCAAGCGCCTGCTGCTCATGGTGCCCACGCTCCTGGGCGTGCTGCTGCTGACCTTCGTCGTGATCCAGTTCGTGCCGGGCGGTCCGGTCGAGCAGATGGTGGCGCAGCTGCAGGGGCGCGACTCCGGCGGCGAGCGGGCCGCCAGTTCGGGCGCCGGCTACCGTGGTCGGCAGGGGCTCGACGAGCGACGCATCGAGGACATCCGGCGGCTCTACGGTTTCGACAAGCCACCGGTGGAGCGCTTCTGGGACATGCTCAAGTCGTTCGCGCGTTTCGACCTCGGCACCAGTTTCTACCAGCGCAAGGACGTCTGGCAGCTGATCAAGGAGAAGCTGCCCGTCTCCATCAGCCTGGGTCTGTGGACCTTCTTCATCAGCTACCTGATCGCGGTGCCGCTGGGCGTGGCCAAGGCGGTGCGCGCCGGCTCGCGCTTCGACTTCGTGACCACGCTGTTCGTGCTGATCGGCTATGCGATCCCGGGCTTCGTGCTGGGCGTGGCGCTGCTGGTGGTGTTCGGCGGCCAGCTGCAATGGTTTCCGTTGCGCGGGCTCACCTCGCCCAACTGGGAGAGCCTGGGGTGGGGCGCGCGCATCGTCGACTACCTGTGGCACATCGCGCTGCCGGTGACGGCGATGGTGCTGGGCAGCTTCGCCGTGACGGCGATGCTGACCAAGAACTCCTTCCTGGAGGAAATCCGCAAGCAATATGTGCTGACCGCGCGCGCCAAGGGCCTGAGCGAGCGGCAGGTGCTCTGGACGCACGTGCTGCGCAATGCGCTGATCCCGATCGTCACGGGGTTCCCGGCCGCCTTCGTCGGGGCCTTCTTCACCGGCTCGCTGCTCATCGAGACGCTGTTCTCGCTCGACGGCCTGGGGCTGCTGAGTTACGAGAGCGTGATCCGCCGCGACTATCCGGTGGTGCTGGGCACGCTCTATTTCTTCACGCTGATCGGACTGGTGACCAAGCTCGTCTCCGATCTCTGCTATGTCTGGGTCGATCCCCGTGTCAAGTTCGATTGA
- the fabI gene encoding enoyl-ACP reductase FabI produces MGFLTGKKLLITGVLSNRSIAYGIARACHQQGAELAFSYVGERFKDRTTEFASHFDSKLIFDCDVADDAQIDKLFTDLARTWPRFDGFVHSIGFAPREAIAGDFLDGLSREGYRIAHDISAYSFPAMAKAARPYLNDKSALLTLTYLGSERALPNYNTMGLAKASLEASVRYLAESMGPKGTRVNGISAGPIKTLAASGIQGFGKILSVVADVSPIRRNVTIDEVGNVAAFLLSDLASGVTAEITYVDGGFSQVVGGIAEA; encoded by the coding sequence ATGGGTTTTCTCACCGGCAAGAAGCTGTTGATCACCGGCGTTCTGAGCAACCGCTCGATCGCCTACGGCATCGCCCGCGCGTGCCACCAGCAGGGTGCCGAACTGGCGTTCAGCTATGTCGGGGAGCGCTTCAAGGACCGCACCACCGAGTTCGCGTCCCACTTCGATTCCAAGCTGATCTTCGACTGCGACGTCGCAGACGACGCCCAGATCGACAAGCTCTTCACGGACCTGGCACGGACGTGGCCGCGATTCGACGGCTTCGTCCACAGCATCGGCTTCGCCCCGCGCGAGGCGATCGCCGGCGACTTCCTCGACGGCCTGTCGCGCGAGGGCTACCGCATCGCGCACGACATCAGCGCCTACAGCTTCCCGGCCATGGCCAAGGCGGCCCGGCCCTACCTGAACGACAAGTCGGCCCTGCTCACCCTCACCTACCTCGGGTCGGAACGCGCCCTGCCGAACTACAACACCATGGGGCTGGCCAAGGCGAGCCTGGAGGCGTCGGTGCGCTATCTGGCCGAGTCGATGGGGCCGAAGGGCACGCGCGTGAACGGCATCAGCGCCGGCCCGATCAAGACGCTGGCCGCCAGTGGCATCCAGGGCTTCGGCAAGATCCTGTCGGTGGTCGCGGACGTCTCGCCGATCCGGCGCAACGTGACGATCGACGAGGTGGGCAACGTCGCGGCCTTCCTGCTGAGCGACCTCGCCAGCGGCGTGACGGCCGAGATCACCTACGTGGACGGCGGCTTCAGCCAGGTGGTCGGCGGCATCGCCGAGGCCTGA
- a CDS encoding dipeptide ABC transporter ATP-binding protein: MTAPDTAPPLLDVRGLRVGFGGRDVVHGIDFRIAPGEKLALVGESGSGKTVTALSLLRLVPDAEVVGVARFAAATTAGGDAPRDLLSLPEHALRGVRGKEIAMIFQEPMTALNALYTVGEQIAEVLELHESLSRRDAHAAAVRLLADTGIPEPERRARAFPHQLSGGQRQRAMIAMALACKPRLLLADEPTTALDVTVRAQILDLLADLQRRHGMAVLLITHDLNLVRRFADRVAVMEQGRIVETGAVGDVFGSPSHPYTRRLIDSRPTRDVLPPPPDEAVAPLLQARGLRVSYATPLPGLRGWFGKGAFVAVQGADFHIAPGETLGVVGESGSGKSTLALAALGLLRHTGDLAVEGRPWGEGRRQDRALRRAMQVVFQDPFSSLSPRMTVEQIVGEGLTVHEPGLDLAARRVRSLAALADVGLTEALFPALLDRYPHEFSGGQRQRLAIARALIVGPRLLVLDEPTSALDVTIQKQVLALLQRLQRERGLGYLLITHDVEVIRAMAHRVIVMKDGAILEAGPVDRVLDAPDHPYTRQLVSAARLS, translated from the coding sequence ATGACCGCACCCGATACCGCACCCCCGCTGCTCGACGTGCGGGGGTTGCGCGTGGGCTTCGGCGGACGCGACGTGGTGCACGGCATCGACTTCCGGATCGCGCCGGGCGAAAAACTCGCGCTGGTGGGCGAGTCCGGTTCCGGCAAGACCGTGACCGCCCTGAGTCTTTTGAGGCTGGTGCCCGACGCCGAGGTCGTCGGGGTCGCGCGCTTCGCGGCCGCCACGACGGCCGGCGGCGACGCCCCCCGGGACCTGCTGTCACTGCCCGAGCATGCCCTGCGCGGCGTCCGGGGCAAGGAGATCGCCATGATCTTCCAGGAGCCGATGACCGCGCTCAATGCGCTCTATACCGTCGGCGAGCAGATCGCCGAGGTGCTCGAACTGCACGAGAGCCTGTCCAGGCGCGACGCGCACGCGGCCGCCGTCCGCCTGCTCGCCGACACCGGCATTCCCGAGCCCGAACGGCGCGCACGGGCCTTTCCGCACCAGCTCTCCGGTGGCCAGCGCCAGCGGGCCATGATCGCCATGGCCCTGGCCTGCAAGCCGCGCCTGCTGCTCGCCGACGAGCCCACGACCGCGCTCGACGTCACCGTGCGCGCCCAGATCCTGGACCTGCTGGCCGACCTGCAGCGGCGCCACGGCATGGCGGTGCTGCTCATCACGCACGATCTGAACCTGGTGCGCCGTTTCGCCGACCGGGTGGCGGTGATGGAGCAGGGCCGCATCGTCGAGACGGGCGCGGTCGGCGACGTGTTCGGCTCGCCGAGCCATCCCTACACCCGGCGCCTGATCGACAGCCGCCCGACGCGCGACGTCCTGCCACCGCCGCCGGACGAGGCGGTCGCGCCCCTGCTGCAGGCGCGCGGGCTGCGTGTGAGCTACGCGACGCCGCTGCCGGGCCTGCGAGGCTGGTTCGGCAAGGGCGCCTTCGTCGCCGTGCAGGGCGCCGACTTCCACATCGCCCCGGGCGAGACCCTGGGCGTGGTCGGCGAATCCGGATCCGGCAAGTCGACGCTCGCGCTGGCGGCGCTGGGACTGCTGCGCCACACCGGCGACTTGGCGGTGGAAGGCCGCCCGTGGGGGGAAGGGCGCCGACAGGACCGGGCGTTGCGGCGCGCGATGCAGGTCGTGTTCCAGGACCCGTTCTCGTCCCTGTCGCCCCGCATGACGGTCGAGCAGATCGTCGGCGAAGGCCTCACGGTGCACGAGCCAGGGCTCGACCTGGCCGCGCGTCGCGTGCGTTCGCTCGCGGCGCTGGCGGACGTCGGTCTGACCGAAGCGCTGTTTCCGGCGCTGCTCGACCGCTACCCGCACGAATTCTCCGGGGGTCAGCGCCAGCGCTTGGCGATCGCGCGGGCGCTCATCGTCGGGCCCCGGCTGCTGGTGCTCGACGAGCCCACCAGCGCGCTGGACGTGACGATCCAGAAGCAGGTGCTCGCCCTGTTGCAGCGGCTGCAGCGCGAGCGTGGGCTGGGCTATCTGCTCATCACGCACGACGTCGAGGTCATCCGCGCCATGGCCCATCGCGTGATCGTGATGAAGGACGGTGCCATCCTGGAGGCCGGCCCCGTGGACCGCGTGCTCGACGCGCCCGACCATCCCTACACCCGCCAGCTGGTCTCCGCCGCGCGGCTGTCCTAG
- a CDS encoding extracellular solute-binding protein — protein MRIWLLSVLALAALPVNPAWAAHAYAQFGDIRYAPGFTHFDEANPQAPKGGEIRLVPPTRPTNFDKFNPFTLKGAAPYGIGTLMIESLLTGNSQEPTTAYGLLAEDVAVAPDKRSATFRLNPKARFHDGLPVLAADVVHSYETLVSPAAAPQFRTIYAEVAGVRALDERTVRFDFASANPELPLVVGGMAVFSRAWGRGKPFDQVVTEVPIGSGPYRIADPRMGRDITYTRDRGYWGTDLPVRKGLFNFDRVSFKIYLDDTSRFEGLKAGEYDFMREFTSRNWARQYKGRQFDSGEVVKRAFENRNPGDFQGYIFNLRNPKFQDVRVRQAIGLAMDFEWLNRQLFYGLYKRVTGYFPNSEFQAEGLPKPDELALLEPLRARLRPEVFGPAAVPASTAPPASLRENLRRARGLFAEAGWTYRDGALRNAAGEPFTIEFLNDQPSLVRVATPFQTALQKLGIQMSFRTVDFSLAQQRMDDFQFEMTTTRLPGSTAPGGELIERFGSKAAATPGSSNVWGIADPAVDVLLGKVVAATTRPALSAAVRALDRVLAHGHYSVPQYYGDAFLIGYRPGPFVLPAMVPPYYQPDTWALSTWWASPANR, from the coding sequence ATGCGAATCTGGCTGCTCTCGGTGCTGGCTCTGGCGGCACTCCCGGTGAATCCCGCCTGGGCGGCGCACGCCTATGCCCAGTTCGGCGACATCCGCTATGCGCCCGGTTTCACGCACTTCGACGAGGCGAACCCCCAGGCACCCAAGGGCGGCGAGATCCGGCTGGTGCCGCCGACGCGGCCGACGAACTTCGACAAGTTCAATCCGTTCACGCTCAAGGGCGCGGCGCCCTACGGCATCGGCACGCTGATGATCGAGAGCCTGCTGACGGGCAATTCGCAGGAGCCCACCACCGCCTACGGCCTGCTCGCGGAGGACGTGGCGGTGGCGCCCGACAAGCGCTCGGCCACCTTCCGGCTGAATCCGAAGGCGCGCTTCCACGACGGCTTGCCGGTGCTGGCGGCCGACGTGGTGCATTCGTACGAGACGCTCGTGAGCCCGGCGGCGGCGCCGCAGTTCCGCACCATCTACGCCGAGGTCGCGGGGGTCCGCGCGCTCGACGAGCGCACGGTGCGTTTCGATTTCGCCAGCGCCAACCCGGAGCTGCCGCTGGTCGTCGGCGGCATGGCGGTGTTCAGCCGCGCCTGGGGACGGGGCAAGCCCTTCGATCAGGTCGTGACAGAGGTGCCGATCGGCTCCGGGCCGTACCGCATCGCCGATCCACGCATGGGCCGGGACATCACCTACACGCGCGATCGGGGCTATTGGGGCACCGACCTGCCGGTGCGGAAAGGGCTGTTCAACTTCGACCGCGTCAGCTTCAAGATCTACCTCGACGACACCTCGCGCTTCGAGGGACTGAAGGCGGGCGAATACGACTTCATGCGCGAATTCACCTCGCGCAACTGGGCGCGTCAGTACAAGGGCCGCCAGTTCGATTCGGGGGAGGTCGTCAAGCGCGCTTTCGAGAACCGCAACCCCGGCGACTTCCAGGGCTACATCTTCAACCTGCGCAATCCGAAGTTCCAGGACGTGCGGGTGCGCCAGGCCATCGGTCTGGCGATGGACTTCGAGTGGCTCAACCGGCAGCTGTTCTACGGCCTGTACAAGCGCGTGACGGGGTACTTCCCGAACAGCGAATTCCAGGCCGAAGGCCTGCCCAAGCCCGACGAACTCGCGTTGCTCGAGCCGCTGCGCGCCCGGCTTCGGCCGGAGGTCTTCGGGCCGGCGGCCGTGCCGGCGAGCACGGCGCCGCCGGCCAGCCTGCGCGAGAACCTGCGGCGCGCGCGCGGGCTGTTCGCCGAGGCCGGCTGGACGTACCGCGACGGCGCCCTGCGCAACGCCGCGGGCGAGCCCTTCACCATCGAGTTCCTCAACGACCAGCCCTCGCTCGTCCGCGTGGCGACGCCGTTCCAGACCGCGCTGCAGAAGCTGGGCATCCAGATGAGTTTCCGGACGGTGGACTTCTCCCTGGCACAGCAGCGCATGGACGACTTCCAGTTCGAGATGACGACGACCCGGCTGCCGGGCAGCACGGCGCCCGGAGGCGAACTGATCGAGCGTTTCGGCTCGAAGGCGGCGGCCACCCCGGGCTCGTCCAACGTCTGGGGGATCGCCGATCCGGCGGTCGACGTCCTGCTGGGCAAGGTCGTCGCGGCCACCACCCGGCCCGCGCTGTCGGCCGCGGTGCGCGCGCTCGACCGCGTGCTCGCGCATGGCCACTACTCGGTGCCGCAGTACTACGGCGATGCCTTCCTCATCGGTTACCGTCCGGGGCCGTTCGTGCTGCCCGCCATGGTTCCGCCGTACTACCAGCCCGACACGTGGGCGCTGAGCACGTGGTGGGCTTCGCCCGCCAACCGCTGA
- a CDS encoding ABC transporter permease, which translates to MSGSIPVSSSIEPGAPAPVSTAPVTVSASPGRRAWQRFKRNRLGFWSLWVFGVLVVLSLFAEVLSTDKPLIVRYEGQTYFPVLRDHSEKTFGGDFETPADYLDPFIRERITGGANWAVYAPNPYGPKTLNYFATAPNPAAPSRENFLGSDDRGRDLLAQLVYGFRVSVLFALALTAIGVVLGVLTGAVQGFFGGRTDLAFQRFIEIWGSMPELYLLIIFSAIFAPSVALLLVLLSLFGWMGLSDYVRAEFLRNRQMDYVRAARALGVSNLQIMRRHILPNSMTPIVTFLPFRMSAAILALTSLDFLGLGVPPGTPSLGELLSQGKANIDAWWISLSTFAVLVITLMLLTFMGDALRDALDPRKADR; encoded by the coding sequence ATGTCTGGGTCGATCCCCGTGTCAAGTTCGATTGAGCCGGGCGCGCCCGCGCCGGTGTCCACGGCGCCGGTCACGGTGTCGGCGAGCCCGGGTCGCCGCGCCTGGCAGCGCTTCAAACGCAACCGCCTGGGCTTCTGGAGCCTGTGGGTGTTCGGGGTCCTGGTGGTGCTGAGCCTGTTCGCCGAGGTGCTGTCGACCGACAAGCCGCTGATCGTGCGTTATGAGGGCCAGACCTATTTCCCCGTGTTGCGCGACCACTCGGAGAAGACCTTCGGTGGCGACTTCGAGACGCCCGCCGACTACCTCGATCCCTTCATCCGCGAGCGCATCACCGGTGGCGCCAACTGGGCCGTCTACGCGCCCAATCCCTACGGCCCGAAGACGCTGAACTACTTCGCCACCGCGCCCAATCCGGCGGCACCCTCGCGCGAGAACTTCCTGGGCAGCGACGACCGTGGGCGCGACCTGCTGGCGCAACTGGTCTACGGCTTCCGGGTCAGCGTGCTGTTCGCGCTTGCCCTGACCGCCATCGGCGTGGTGCTGGGCGTCCTCACGGGCGCCGTCCAGGGCTTCTTCGGCGGCCGGACCGACCTCGCGTTCCAGCGCTTCATCGAGATCTGGGGCTCGATGCCCGAGCTCTACCTGCTCATCATCTTCAGCGCCATCTTCGCGCCCAGCGTGGCGCTGCTGCTGGTGCTGCTGAGCCTGTTCGGCTGGATGGGGCTGTCGGACTACGTGCGCGCCGAATTCCTGCGCAACCGCCAGATGGACTACGTTCGCGCCGCGCGCGCGCTGGGCGTGTCGAACCTGCAGATCATGCGGCGCCACATCCTGCCCAACAGCATGACGCCGATCGTCACGTTCCTGCCGTTCCGCATGAGCGCGGCGATCCTGGCGCTGACGTCGCTCGATTTTCTGGGCCTGGGCGTGCCGCCGGGCACGCCGTCGCTGGGCGAACTGCTCAGCCAGGGAAAGGCCAACATCGACGCCTGGTGGATCTCGCTGTCGACTTTCGCGGTGCTGGTGATCACGCTGATGCTGCTGACCTTCATGGGCGACGCCCTGCGCGACGCGCTCGATCCGCGAAAGGCCGACCGATGA